In Hevea brasiliensis isolate MT/VB/25A 57/8 chromosome 13, ASM3005281v1, whole genome shotgun sequence, a single genomic region encodes these proteins:
- the LOC131172061 gene encoding protein ACCELERATED CELL DEATH 6-like, with the protein MEICTYIGADLLEAAENGKLDPFKNYGAPLDSLLSPNKNTILHIYLSTLGERSTEFIEEILEIFPPLLLKVNVHGDTPLHIAARYGHADAAKVLIKQAKGLPRESGEGPREREMKAVRKMLRMTNKNKETALHEAARNERSLGVVEAIMIHEDPNEFKYSANNRGESPLYLAVKSRNVEIASELLRHPNSQLLAYGRPTGKTALHEATMLDFGDEDFKDEGKRKKLLEKYRSMAKEKDQKERTEHYSGYTVYMMIDQLLEKWSNLAKETDEKGWTPLHYAAYARNWLAVHVLLNKDKSTAYIADKYWKRTALHIAACRGFQYEMELIISECPDCCELTDSRGWNVIHYAVISKNDGVLKAVLQYSSLIYLLYGEDVKGNTPVHLYKTYHSRLPSLIKNAHEDNDMFKHWRTLHDQIQMEGDFKSENLAWMKDIGTGPLGKIEVQNIEGLKTKKNMIRKFEEIKDSHLVAAALIATVTFAAMFTLPGGYISYENNLKKGTPILSGNSAFTAFMISDTIAMVLSTSFVFILFLLVMLGYLERYYWLIKCAFSFLFYAMVAMVITFVTGAYAVLAPSFGYSICVFGLSFFCFIFHSIISVTWSLFLSEDDDDEEVNSYKHQT; encoded by the exons ATGGAAATTTGCACATACATTGGTGCCGACTTACTGGAGGCGGCAGAAAATGGCAAACTTGATCCATTCAAAAATTATGGGGCACCTCTTGATAGCCTACTGTCCCCAAATAAAAACACAATATTGCATATCTACCTTAGCACTCTAGGTGAAAGATCCACCGAGTTTATAGAGGAAATACTTGAAATTTTTCCGCCGCTGTTATTGAAGGTCAATGTCCACGGTGATACTCCGTTGCACATTGCAGCAAGGTATGGGCATGCTGATGCGGCAAAAGTGCTAATCAAACAGGCAAAGGGCTTACCACGTGAAAGCGGAGAAGGGCCAAGAGAGAGGGAAATGAAAGCAGTAAGGAAGATGTTAAGgatgacaaataaaaataaagaaacggCCTTGCATGAGGCGGCACGAAATGAAAGAAGTCTGGGTGTTGTGGAAGCAATAATGATTCATGAAGATCCAAATGAATTTAAATATTCTGCCAATAATCGTGGGGAATCTCCTCTTTACCTAGCTGTTAAAAGTAGAAATGTGGAGATAGCTTCTGAACTATTGCGTCATCCCAATTCACAATTACTGGCTTATGGACGTCCCACTGGTAAAACGGCATTACATGAGGCAACAATGTTAGACTTCGGAGATGAGGACTTCAAAGACGAAG GGAAGAGAAAGAAGCTATTGGAGAAATACAGATCCATGGCCAAAGAAAAGGACCAAAAAGAACGGACTGAACATTACTCTGGATATACTG TGTATATGATGATAGACCAGCTATTGGAGAAATGGAGTAACTTGGCCAAAGAAACAGATGAAAAAGGATGGACTCCACTTCACTATGCTGCGTACGCAAGAAATTGGTTAGCGGTCCACGTGCTATTAAATAAGGATAAATCTACTGCTTACATCGCTGATAAATATTGGAAGAGGACTGCTCTTCACATTGCAGCCTGTCGAGGCTTCCAATACGAAATGGAATTGATTATTTCTGAATGCCCAGATTGCTGCGAACTCACTGACAGTAGAGGCTGGAATGTCATTCATTATGCAGTGATCAGTAAAAATGATGGAGTGCTAAAAGCAGTGCTCCAATATTCATCATTGATTTATCTTTTATATGGAGAAGATGTTAAAGGAAATACGCCTGTCCATCTATACAAGACTTATCATTCTCGTTTGCCTTCTTTGATAAAAAATGCACACGAAGACAATGATATGTTCAAACATTGGAGAACATTGCACGATCAAATTCAAATGGAAGGAGACTTTAAG AGCGAAAATTTAGCATGGATGAAAGACATTGGCACTGGACCATTGGGGAAAATTGAAGTGCAAAACATAGAAGGgctaaagacaaaaaaaaatatgATACGTAAATTTGAAGAAATCAAAGACTCTCATTTGGTAGCTGCAGCACTTATAGCAACAGTAACGTTTGCAGCGATGTTCACCTTACCAGGAGGTTATATAAGTTATGAAAACAATTTAAAGAAGGGAACTCCTATCTTAAGCGGAAATTCAGCTTTTACAGCATTTATGATATCAGACACTATAGCTATGGTTTTATCCACTTCTTTCGTCTTTATCCTCTTTTTACTAGTGATGTTAGGATATCTGGAAAGATACTATTGGTTAATAAAATGTGCCTTCAGCTTCCTCTTCTATGCTATGGTAGCAATGGTGATTACATTTGTGACAGGCGCTTATGCAGTTTTAGCACCTTCTTTTGGATATAGCATTTGTGTCTTCGGATTGAGCTTCTTCTGCTTCATATTTCATTCGATCATAAGCGTAACATGGAGTTTATTTCTTTCGGAGGACGATGATGATGAAGA